The DNA window AATTTGAAGGCAAAATGCACATTGTAGAAATTGCAGAACAAGCGATGAAAGACGCTAACATAGAACCGAAAATTAAAGCAATTAGAGGTGGAACTGATGGTGCGCAATTGTCTTACATGGGATTGCCTTGTCCAAATATTTTTGCAGGTGGAGAAAATTTCCACGGGCCGTATGAATATGTGGCGCTAGAGTCTATGGAAAAAGCTGTGAAAGTAATTGTGAATATCGCGAAAGCGAGGAAATAAATAATCACAATCCTTCAAGGATTCTAAATCCTTGAAGGATTAAAATTTAAAACTCTGTTAATCACTAATTAACACTTCTAGCCTAATTTTACAAAAACTATTTATGGCAAAACAAAAACGCGAAGTAGAAGTAGTTGTTTTATCAGACATTCATTTGGGAACGTATGGTTGTCATGCCAAAGAATTGGTGGCGTATCTCAAAAGTGTTTCTCCGAAAGTGTTGATTCTCAATGGTGATGTAATTGACGGTTGGGCTTTTTCTAAAAGATATTTTCCCAATTCTCATATGTCGGTTTTGAGTGAATTTTTCAAAATGATGAAAAAAGGAACTCAGGTAATTTACATTACAGGAAATCACGACGAATTTTTAAGAAAATATACCGATTTATCAATGGGAAATTTATTCCTTACCGATAAATATTTACTAGAAATTGAAGGAAAAAAACATTGGATTTTTCACGGAGACGTTTTTGACCATACTACTTCTGGCGGAGCTAAATTCATTGCCAAATTAGGAGGAATGGGTTATGATTG is part of the Cloacibacterium normanense genome and encodes:
- a CDS encoding UDP-2,3-diacylglucosamine diphosphatase — its product is MAKQKREVEVVVLSDIHLGTYGCHAKELVAYLKSVSPKVLILNGDVIDGWAFSKRYFPNSHMSVLSEFFKMMKKGTQVIYITGNHDEFLRKYTDLSMGNLFLTDKYLLEIEGKKHWIFHGDVFDHTTSGGAKFIAKLGGMGYDWLILVNRAINWILEKFGKGKVSLSKKVKNSVKKAVKFIGDFEKKATEIAINNHYDYVICGHIHQPADKIWTTEKGSVHYLNSGDWIENLSWLEYNHGEWSLKFFNEKDFEKPIIEKNDISVNMEELIHPKVFAEFATQKV